GTTATCCAGCTTTCATCCTTTTGTGTGGCCGGGCACGTGCATCGAACAATGGTGCGAGGTTcaggagcagaagcaggagcagaagcagaagcagaagcggTGCTGAAATGTTTGGCTATGAATTATGGTGACACAGATCGACACCGTCTCTAAGCCCAGATTGGCCTGGCTCTGACAGCTTCGAAGGCTAGCTGCAATCGCGCATGGCGTATTGCGTATCGCGTATACGCAGCGTGTTCGGTTTCAGGTTCGGTTTTCAGCTGTCATATGGCAAACGACCCGCCAGGGAACCGTCCTCGCACCGACTATCTTTTTTGGTTTGCGGTCGCGCCGTGCCCCCCAAAAAGTTTGCCGGACACAAAGTCATGACTCTTTCCACCAAAAACGGATGCCCTGACAGCTGTTCGTGTTTTTGGTCCTGGCCAAAACTGCAGAgagcaaacagaaaacagcaAATTGGCAAAGGCCGTCACATTAGCGCCATTTTCCACTCTGCGGTCATAATTCACTGAAATTAATTGTCGCATTCGAGTTTTGTGCGGTCGTGCTGTGAACTTTGGcggctttttttttgctagtcTATTCTGGCTACGATTTCCAAAGTCCCCGGGGTGCCGTAAATATCGTTCGGCTGCCGACTTCTGTTTAAGGTCTTTGTGCCCAGCAGGCGGAAATTGTTAAAGAGCCTGGATTCGGGCGCATTAAACGAATTTGTCTACATCTAAATCAAAGCCTTCCACTTGACGAACTTCGGTAGCTTGCCAAAAGTATTTGGCCGGATCTTGGGAGCCCCACCGAATGCCAAGGGCTTTTTGTTCGCCAGGCGTGCATACCTCTCCTAATTCCTGGgaagctaacaaaaaaaaaaagggaaattatgcaaaacataatcataaaatttaataaaaaataccgGAGCACGCGTAAGTGGGTCGCTGATTGTCCCAATGTGTAACGGGTCCCGCTAATGCTGctgcaacatttttattttatgcaaatacatTCAAATGGCCCCGGTCCAGAGTGGACCAGGCTCAGCAAAGGGCTTCCCGCTCAGCAAAGGGCTTCCCAGCAAAGGGCTTCCCGCTTTtcccagctccagctcctccagctATCTTTATCAGGTATTTGTTTATGCAGCTGCCAAGTCGAGgcttattttattacatttctTGGGGGACTTGGGCCCGCACCGTTGCCCTTCATACAGATGGCTTTCGAAATAGGCAAATAAGTACTTGGTAAGTAAATTTCGGGCACCACCTACAACCTGCTTACCTCGAAGGCGGAGCGTCAATCGGCTGGCGCTGGCGCTGGCGCTGGCACATAAAAATAAGTCCGGAGACAACGATGTCATTCAAGGACTAAACAAAAAGTCGGcggcaaaaagttgaaaactttgctttgttttattCGTTTCGGGTTGTAAAATGAAACGAATGTTGGCAAACTTCAGAACGGGTTTGAAAGTCGGCAAATAAGCGCGCAACATCGGCCACGCCCGTTTGAAAAAGGATGTGGGCGGAGCGGAACAGAAGGCCCCTACAATGGGCataagataaaaatatttcaaaacattttttaatatttgatgtatgcaattaacaaaaattaaaacgtgAAAAATACAAGGATTAAACATCCATGACATTGTATCggtattttaagtaaaatacatttaatgaAGCACGCGAAATCCCACTTCACTAACGGtttgtttactattttattaactGCAGTGGGCTTGATAGCTTTAAAAGCCGTTTCATTACCTGTtggaaatcaaaatcaattaaattaaaatttcttcttaGTTATCAgtaaagaaatgtttttccaTTGCAAGACAGCTATTTAAATCTTGTGACTTATATTTATAGCAACCTTTTAACCCAACTTGACATTTTTATTCCGTAATCTAGGGGCTTACCCCACTGTAAGCCCACAGTCAATATGAGAGCCAGAGCCCccggaaacaataaaaatgccGCGCTCACAATGCGCCCAGAATAAAAAGTGCTTATTACGCCGTATAGTTGACTACGCCTTTGTCGGCAACCGCGGAAGCTCCGGCaacaattgaaataaatgaattgGCCAAAAGGATTGGAGAGCAAACATAAAACGGAATTGCAGGCGGGGCACATGGAGAAGGATTTGGGCCgattacggattaaatttgGTTATTCCAAAGCGAGGCCACTTTACAGTCCCTCGTCATTGTTTATGTCGCCACAAATGCCTCCGAagtattaaatcaaaatttaaatgaaatcgGAAACAAAAACATCTGCTGACTTATGGCAGCAATTTAAAGAGTTGCATGTACAAACTGAGTTTCTGTTGTGATGTGGTCTCACAACTAAGCCAACTGGGAGGCCAGAGAAGCTGGCACCTATTTCAAACTCAATTAAACACGAAAAGGCCAGGGAGCCCACTCCCCATTCCCCATCCCCATTCCTATTCCCTTTCCCAACGGAAACCATTCCCCTGGCCGGGTTTTTCATTCGGTGTGTCATGAAATTCTGCACGGTGGACACAGCTGTTCTTTATGTGGGTGCCACCGATGGTGGGTGAGTGGGTGAATGGGTTTATTGTGAATGCAGTCTGCCCGGGTGGATTAAACATTTGAATACAGTTGCCAGCGTAGCCTGGCGTATCCTCATTTAAAGGGCTTCGAGCCACCCACGTTCTTGGGTCTGTAACAAAATAAAGAGCTTCGGTCAGTGCCGAAAATTTGAATAAGAGTTTGGCAGACTTTAACATGGTTAGAAGGAGCACTCTCCAATTtacatacaatttaaatacgaATCAATTGGGCtgagaaataattaaattaattttttttagtataacattttttcatttgaatttgtttcaAAAACCATCGATTTAAGttatatctttaaattaaaataaattaatcagATTTAATAGTACAAAGTTATATGAAATATGCTTTAAATCTTTCGTTACCTTATACACATTTAcgtttaaatacatttttcaatggGTCTTTAATTGGTAAACAAATACCATTAATCAAAGTAGTaagtttaaaaactaaaatatcaTAAAGTATTCTTGTGGACAAAGTATTCTGTTTCTGTACTGTAAATCATAGATTAGGAATTGTCACTGTTCTTTAGCTAAAAGCACTCCTTCCATCTGGTCTTAATCCTGTTTGTCATATCCGTTTTTTGGCCCAGGTTACTATCGATTGCCTATCCGTTGGCACAGAGTTAAAGTTCCCATGGCAAAATCAGCAACACAAGCAAAGACAACTCAACATCAACAAAAAGCACACGCAAACACAAATGCCGATTAGAATGTTTGCTGTGTTCCGGTCATTTGCATACATTGCCCATATTCGGTCCGTGGCAAACGACCATATAACTATACAACCGTACACAGATTCGGACACGTGGACACCTTTTGACCCATCAAGCTTCGCATTTAAATTCGCAAAGTGACCCGCATGGTGACCATGCATAATTAGACCCAGTTTGGGGCCTTGTTATGTGCCAAATATTTGGCTTGTAAATTGATTTCACTTCGGTAGTTGTTGGACATGTGTGAAGTCCAGCGTCAAGATCAAGGATGTCTGGAAacaaagagtttacaaattcatCAATGTCAGTGACATGTgctttttatgaattttgatttattttttcaacctTTGAGCACAACTATCTCTGTCATATTTCAGTTAAACCCCATTTGggaaaaatttgtaaattaaatgtacgagtattgtgaaaataaattgttttctatttgAATCTTTTAATTGAAGATATTAAGGGTGTTTGGTTTTAGCTTAAAGgggttttaataataaattgttcaacaaaatacaatatatCAGTTCCAGATCATAAATGAAATTATGAAATAGTTTATTGGGTTATTATATCAGTTATTATATTTCCTTTTGTTGCTTGACAATCATCGATTCGAGCTAATTGTCAAATACACCTGTTCAGTGATGCTTTTTATAGCCTCGAAACACTGAAACAACGTTGAAGTCAACGAACCAGCAATGCCAGGACCCAATTCCCATTCCATTCTGATTTCCGATCCCAATGCGAAATTTTGCCATTGCTGACCATTGCGCTCTGGAGCGGAAAGCTTGCCAATTATTGTGTGCAAAGTCCATAAATAATATGGCTGGCATTGATTCACAGTACTATGCTGTGCTGTgcggtgtggtgtggtgtgtggaGATTCACGAAGAGCTCCAAATGATGCCACTTGCGTTGAGTGGAGCGTTCCGTATCTAATCTACATTTATGCCGCCTGGCCTCCCGGAAAGCAGCTTCTTCTTCGCCTGACTTCTGGAGCTCTGTGTTTGTCCCCGGCACACATTTCGAGTGTTTTGCTTATGTGGAGCACACATTTCCAGCTCGAGACATGGAGCCGTCGTTTGCATAATAATTTAACTCATACCCACACCCACCCCCAcccccactcccactcccactcccactgctcctcctgctccttttGGGGCAGAAACTAAATAAGCATAAGTAAGACACATTCATTTGCCAGACGAGTTCTCCTTGGTTGCCAAAGGATTTGCGGCACCCTGGAGCAGTAACGAGGTAATTTCGAGGCTCTGCGAGGTCAAGATGTGACGACGACACTTGCAAACACCACCcacacaaacgcacacacacacacacacacacacacacccaagCCCAACACACAACACCAATGCTGTGATGAATGCATTTCTGTTTGGGACCCTCATTACGCATACGACACGTGCGTCCGTCTTCTAAACGTTCTGGCGTTTAAACTGTTTCGCAGCCCAGAAGCGCCCACCTCTGCAAATGGATTTTCGGCTTGTCAACATAATTGATTTGGCCTGCTATGGAAAATCGATAGCAAATCGACTTGGAAGCCATTCAAATGGCAactttcactttaaatttgcatattcgCCAGCCCAAAGTTCAGGATGCTATAAAAGGTAACGATGCACGTAAAGTGCTGCAGGTGAAAGTTTCGAGGCCTCCGTTGCGGTTGCGGATGCAAGTTCCACCTTGCCGCATTGCATTGTCCAACTTTTTATTGCCTCTGCGATGctgcagttttgggaaagcaAAAAGAATGAGTATGGATAAATTACTTCTCTCATAGTAGTTTTTAATCTACTTAAAGTGGCATTCACCCGGGCATTGAAGCCTAACTAATAAactaatataaattaaaataaatagcatGCTGTACTAATGAAGTGATAATagagataaaaataatattttgatacGTTATTAATGGtgacaaaatccaaaaatattgTGGCATCAAATACACGTCTGCACTAGAAACGAGTTAATTAGAATCGAAATAACAGTTGCACTCCAAAAATGgatttgatttcgattttgttgatttatatgtctttgtttttttttttttaatttaatagtaatTAGATTTATTTATCATTAAAATCCTCGcccaaatgaaaatgatttcATGATTTAAGAAAACATATACTTCTacactatttatttattaaatttaaaaccctATTCGCCGAAGGTTTAAGCTGATAAGAAAGGATAAAATTCCTTGTTCTGCAATAGTTTGTAAATGTGCAGCAATATCAGTCGTACATTTAACCGTCCACTTAATAAATATCCTTGCACCCAATACATTGTCTAGACAGAAGAAGAATGGTCGGGGAATCAACTAGTTTTTCCACCGACTTCTGCCCTTTTCATGCGTTTCGTTTCCTTTTCCCGTTGGAGTGAGACAATTCTTGTACTTTCCTTGCTCATTCTCGCAATTCTCTAATCTCTTGCTTTCTGTCCGTAGCTTTTCTCGATTCTCCATTCTCGTTTTCCTGTCCAAGTCAGTGTCGCCACCCAAAAGGATTCACATCCCGGGGGTGAAGCCCTGCTTTTTTCCAGAGCTCATCCTGTATTTTCCGCTGCTTTTGCTTTGCAGTGCCCGATGCAACGGCAATTCACTTAACTTACTCAAGTCGTTGAGGACACAACTTCCGCTCCGCATTCCGGTAGAAGACCCAATCATCCCGCCACTCCGCTTACTGTCTTAATGCCGATGCTCACACATTCCATGCCCATCCCCGTACGCATTCTGCAGCCCCATTCCGTTTAGTTCGTGCATTTGTGCACTTTAGTTGCGTTACTTAACTGCATGTGAGGCTGCTTAAACTAGTTGGATTACTCTGGGCTATAAGACGATTGTAAGTCGAAGACGTATGAATGGAGTAAATTCCCATTTTGTTTGACCTGCTTTCAGTCttaaatgtttgtaaatattacttaatattattgaaaaggTTTGATTGGGCTTACTTTAAGAATAAAACCAAACTTAGTCAAATCTAGTAACGCCTTTTGTGTATTTCCCATTGcaattcatttcaatttgattaaatGCGTGCTTTAAAAAAGCTTAGATTTATAGCCAAAACTACTCCTCTTTTTAAGCACCaacgatttaaatataatttacatttgaaattCTTTGCATATCTGTGAAATATTCAATGTGTTGCACTTGGGCGCCAGTTGTTTCATGGTCGTTAGTGAAATGGGTTTAACTAGATCAGTGAGTTGCCACCGATGTGCTAATTGCTCTGGATTCGGGCCTCAAAGACCCCTTTGGTCAAGTCAAACAAGTGGAAAGCGCAAGCAGCCGCCGCCAGAAGAAAGTGAGTGAGTTGAGGTGAGGTGTGAAAACCCATGGCTGGCGGCTCAGTTCCCGGTTAGTTCTCGAACCGAACGGAAGCAAAATGAGGCTGGAAAATGTAAGCGTTTTTGTGGTCTGCCTATACCTTAGCTGGTTGCATTCGTGCTCCGGCGGGGGTCATCTGAAACGCTTGAGCAGATCGTTGATCTTTCCGCCCACGAGTCCAACGCGTGTTCAGTTCATCGGCGGCATTGGCATTCCCGTGGAGAATCTGCACTTCGAGTCGGTGACCTCAGGCTATGTGCTCAAGGCGGAGTACTTCCTGCCCACCAACTCCACGGAGATAACAAGGGTCTACCTCAAGCCGATGGCCATCACTGGCAGAAGGGggctggaggaggaggaggaggagtccCCCTATGGCAGCCTGTATCGCTGGATAATTTACCGAGGCATCGAGATGGTCATCGAGAACATGGGCTTGCCCGGCAGAAGTTGCCTCCTGAGGTTGATCTGCGAGCATGCTGCCCTGCCGCTGAGCCACGAAAGCGGTTTGCTGGGCGAGATCATGGACATTGTGCTCACGCCCTCCAGTTCGGTGGACCAGCTGGCACACAGTTCGGATCGGGAGTACCACACATCGGAGCACTTTGGCAAACGAGGTGGCGACTGCCAGGCGGCCTATGCCAGCAGGTGCAAGAAGTCGCCCATGGAACTCATAAGCCTGCTGCTAGAAGTCAATGAATAAAGTACTTTTGTCTCATCTCGAATTGAatgacagtttttttttttttgttcatttaataGACCCACCCACAATCACGTTCTTCCACAATTAGGGTGTGACAATTACAAAgttgataaacattttaattagttttgctCTCTGGCTGCGTGATCTGCCTGGCAATCAGCATCAATTGTAATTAAGGGCACGCCGGCTGACagggcgtatgcgtaatgtgtGAAATCAACATGCAAACCGGATCACTAGCGTACTTAACtcgcttaaatttaaatggcaaACACAATTTGCCTGAATTATGTGACGCCTAAATGCGACACGGCCAGAATTTGCGGCATTCTCATTAAGTAATCCAGGACACGTATGAGGCCGCCTCCTGCTAATGGGCTTAGTGAGTTTGGACAGCCAGAAATAGAAGCTGGAAGCTGGAAGTTGGACAGCCGTGAAATAATTACACGCATTCAATGAAACGCAACCGAAATGGGGCTCCTGCCCAACGATTGCTTCTGGCATTTCAATGCCAAAATGTGGAAATgagtttaatattaattaacagcACGTCAACGCATGTAGCAAGCGGAAAACTCAACCCAGACAGCAATCGCACCACATTGGCTGGTTGGGCTGAGCTGCTTTGgggtttgagtttgagttgaAGTCAttagttttgtgtttgttttaaaacatttgccCAGTGGGCCTTCATCTGGAGCTGGAAACTTTGCCAGTGCCCCCAGGCTGGGCCAAGCCATAAAAACaagaatatgaaaataaaagtcttTGGGGTCGGTCAGTTGGGTCCATTTGTCTTCAATTTACAGCTGCCCCGAGGCCAGCATATGTGGTAAATTATttagcaaatgcaaatgcaatttttcaGCTGGCTGCGGACATTGTTTAGCCCAAAGGCAGGGGCTCTTATTCAAAGCGTTCAATGGTTGTTTTCCCTGTATCTCAAAATAATAACTGAGTGCCATGGCAAACAAACGTTTGGGTAACCGAAAAAAAACCCCTCATTCCTCCAgctatttattaatatttcgcTTTAATATCCCCCGGGCTGAGTTCTCACATCGTAAGGTATACATTCGAAAATGATCCTGCTCATAAATTCCTCAGCAAT
This genomic window from Drosophila gunungcola strain Sukarami chromosome 3R, Dgunungcola_SK_2, whole genome shotgun sequence contains:
- the LOC128260063 gene encoding uncharacterized protein LOC128260063 — protein: MRLENVSVFVVCLYLSWLHSCSGGGHLKRLSRSLIFPPTSPTRVQFIGGIGIPVENLHFESVTSGYVLKAEYFLPTNSTEITRVYLKPMAITGRRGLEEEEEESPYGSLYRWIIYRGIEMVIENMGLPGRSCLLRLICEHAALPLSHESGLLGEIMDIVLTPSSSVDQLAHSSDREYHTSEHFGKRGGDCQAAYASRCKKSPMELISLLLEVNE